One genomic segment of Labrus bergylta chromosome 17, fLabBer1.1, whole genome shotgun sequence includes these proteins:
- the s100z gene encoding protein S100-Z yields MGVSPVELIIAAKIEDGTLSFSSFPDKQAVPPHLSSDLNGTLTRKQLSYRLSSRMPSQLEGAMDALITVFYNYSGNDGDKHKLNKGELKDLLNSELTDFLTSQKDPMLVEKIMNDLDSNKDNEVDFNEFVVLVAALTVACNDFFQEQHKKPKKMSAENL; encoded by the exons ATGGGCGTCTCACCTGTGGAATTAATTATCGCAGCAAAGATAGAGGACGGCACACTTAGCTTCTCGTCATTTCCTGATAAACAAGCTGTGCCTCCACACCTTTCATCAGACCTGAACGGGACTCTAACCAG GAAGCAGCTGAGTTATCGACTTTCCAGCAGAATGCCGAGCCAGCTCGAGGGTGCGATGGACGCACTGATTACAGTTTTCTACAACTACTCAGGGAAtgatggagacaaacacaagTTGAACAAGGGCGAGTTGAAGGATCTGTTGAACAGCGAGCTCACCGACTTCCTCACG TCTCAGAAGGATCCGATGCTCGTGGAGAAAATCATGAACGACTTGGACTCGAACAAAGACAACGAGGTGGATTTCAACGAGTTTGTCGTCCTGGTGGCCGCCCTGACTGTCGCCTGCAACGACTTCTTCCAGGAGCAGCACAAGAAGCCCAAGAAGATGTCCGCAGAAAATCTGTAA
- the f2rl1.1 gene encoding coagulation factor II (thrombin) receptor-like 1, tandem duplicate 1, translated as MTLRTRRFLLFLLLCCVKTCVSQKEDRGFTGTETNDGVWVNTQVQKVLSSTLTTVFLPIIYIIVFVIGLPTNAMAVWVFLFRTKKKHPSSIYMANLALADLFFVIWVPLKIAYHFNGNDWIYGEVLCKVLVAFFYGNMYCSIAFIACISVQRYWAVVSPLSQRQRDNCTAVAVSVTIWVVVWLVTIPLYLYDQEVYATNLKIHTCHDITRPSQKKVAAGYFLTMGIVGFVAPTVVCIISYVLMLKALRNSMADPNIAKRRRKAVVLIVTVLVMFLVCFTPSNIMLLVHYILLLNEARHNLYGFYITSLCLASLNSCFDPFIYYYISEDFRQHVKNTFLCRSERTVERMRVSFSALKYSKKSKSYSSSGKTGSTDC; from the exons ATGACTTTAAGGACACGACGCTTTCTGCTGTTCCTCCTGTTGTGTTGCGTGAAGACGTGCGTGTCACAGAAAG AGGATCGAGGCTTCACCGGTACAGAGACCAATGACGGGGTCTGGGTCAACACCCAGGTCCAAAAAGTCCTGAGCAGCACCCTCACGACCGTCTTCCTCCCGATCATCTACATCATCGTGTTTGTCATTGGGCTGCCAACTAATGCCATGGCCGTCTGGGTGTTCCTGTTTAGGACCAAGAAGAAACATCCATCATCGATCTACATGGCTAATTTAGCTCTGGCTGACCTGTTTTTTGTCATCTGGGTCCCTTTAAAAATTGCATACCACTTCAACGGCAACGACTGGATCTATGGCGAGGTGCTGTGCAAAGTGCTGGTGGCGTTCTTCTACGGCAACATGTACTGCTCCATCGCCTTCATTGCCTGCATCAGCGTCCAGCGGTACTGGGCCGTGGTCAGCCCGCTCTCCCAGCGGCAGAGGGACAACTGCACGGCTGTGGCCGTCTCCGTGACGATCTGGGTGGTTGTCTGGCTTGTCACCATCCCCCTCTACTTGTACGACCAGGAGGTCTACGCCACAAATCTCAAAATCCATACCTGCCATGACATCACCAGACCCAGTCAGAAGAAAGTAGCAGCGGGCTACTTCCTGACGATGGGTATCGTAGGATTTGTCGCCCCAACAGTCGTGTGCATCATCTCCTACGTCCTCATGCTCAAAGCGCTCAGGAACAGCATGGCGGACCCCAACATCGCCAAGAGGCGTCGAAAAGCGGTGGTTTTAATCGTCACCGTGCTGGTCATGTTCTTAGTGTGCTTCACCCCCAGTAACATCATGCTGCTGGTGCACTACATCCTCCTCTTGAATGAAGCTCGGCACAACTTGTATGGGTTTTACATCACCTCCCTGTGCCTGGCCAGTCTCAACAGCTGCTTTGACCCTTTTATTTACTACTACATCTCTGAGGACTTCAGGCAGCACGTGAAGAACACATTCCTGTGCAGGAGCGAGAGGACGGTGGAGAGGATGAGGGTCTCCTTCAGCGCTCTGAAGTACTCCAAGAAGAGCAAGTCGTATAGCTCGTCAGGGAAGACTGGGAGCACTGATTGCTAG
- the ch25hl2 gene encoding cholesterol 25-hydroxylase-like protein 2, whose translation MSAGELLTTLFWMLDVNNVTGCQTQALVLQPAWDYLHQNHHDLLRSPLFPVVLSVSTYFVLVGLYTVLDLLAPTWPCINRYRLHPDRPVTRPNIWMTFGVTIYNHVFYIFPSAVAQWMWRPPTPLPSQAPTLWSFFLGIVGCMVVFDFQYYLWHLLHHRIPWLYRTFHAVHHQYSQPFSLVTQYLSGWELFSVGFWTTIDPILLQCHCLTTWGFMVFNIYVSTEDHCGYNFPWALHNLVPFGLWGGAPKHDTHHQRPGTNFAPFFSHWDWLGGTNTVPAAVGDAAAATGEDEMKGRKD comes from the coding sequence ATGAGCGCAGGCGAGTTACTCACAACTTTATTCTGGATGTTGGATGTGAATAACGTGACCGGGTGTCAGACCCAGGCCTTGGTGCTGCAGCCGGCCTGGGACTACCTCCACCAGAACCACCATGACCTCCTGAGGAGCCCTCTCTTCCCTGTCGTCCTCTCCGTCTCCACCTACTTCGTCTTGGTCGGGCTGTACACCGTCCTGGACTTACTCGCACCCACCTGGCCCTGCATCAACCGCTACAGGCTCCACCCTGACCGCCCCGTCACCCGTCCTAACATCTGGATGACCTTTGGTGTCACCATCTACAACCACGTCTTCTACATCTTCCCGTCCGCAGTCGCTCAGTGGATGTGGAGGCCGCCAACGCCTCTGCCCTCCCAGGCGCCCACTCTCTGGAGCTTCTTCCTGGGCATCGTTGGCTGCATGGTGGTCTTTGACTTCCAGTATTACCTGTggcacctgctccaccaccggATACCGTGGCTGTACCGTACTTTCCACGCCGTGCACCACCAGTACAGCCAACCCTTTAGCCTCGTCACTCAGTACCTCTCCGGCTGGGAGTTGTTCAGCGTCGGATTCTGGACTACAATCGACCCCATCCTGCTCCAGTGCCACTGCCTCACCACGTGGGGCTTCATGGTCTTCAACATCTACGTCTCCACCGAGGACCACTGCGGCTACAACTTCCCCTGGGCGCTGCACAACCTGGTGCCCTTTGGCCTCTGGGGCGGCGCCCCGAAGCATGACACGCACCACCAGCGGCCCGGCACTAACTTTGCCCCTTTCTTCTCGCACTGGGACTGGCTGGGGGGCACCAACACCGTGCCAGCAGCCGTCGGCGACGCTGCTGCAGCAACGGGAGAGGACGAGATGAAAGGGAGGAAAGACTAA
- the f2rl1.2 gene encoding coagulation factor II (thrombin) receptor-like 1, tandem duplicate 2 translates to MDSTRLLSLLLIFCCVSAVNATGKGRGFIGYPEDSGLVVVHQTTVDILKSNLTTVFIPIMYIIVFVIGLPANGMAIWVFLVRTKKKHPSSIYMVNLALADLLFVIWTPLKIAYHFNGNDWTYGEPLCKVLVGFFYGNMYCSVLFIACLSVQRYWVVAHPLSQQRKNNKVAVGVCVAIWAFVWLTTTPLYLYDHTVRLKDPNITTCHDVNVIKDIQNPFPSVQLPYYYFIFMGMVVFLVPCVIIVVAYVLLLRALGHNMDDSAAGKNRHRAVVLIVTVLMTFLVCFIPSNIMLVVHYSLLKDGVINNGYGFYISTLCLASLNSCFDPFIYYFVSEDFRDHVKNTLLCRSSRTVERMRVSFSSMKYSRKSKSYVSDSGNTQSSSC, encoded by the exons ATGGATTCTACTCGTTTATTGTCGCTTCTGTTAatattttgctgtgtttctGCCGTCAACGCCACAG gtAAAGGACGAGGATTCATCGGATACCCTGAGGACTCGGGACTGGTTGTGGTACACCAGACGACGGTTGACATACTGAAGAGCAACCTCACCACCGTCTTCATCCCGATCATGTACATCATCGTCTTCGTGATTGGACTTCCCGCCAACGGCATGGCCATCTGGGTGTTCCTCGTCCGGACAAAGAAGAAGCACCCGTCCTCGATCTACATGGTCAACTTGGCTCTGGCTGACCTCCTCTTCGTCATTTGGACGCCCTTAAAAATCGCCTACCACTTCAACGGCAACGACTGGACGTACGGCGAGCCGCTGTGCAAAGTCCTGGTGGGCTTCTTCTACGGGAACATGTACTGCTCCGTCCTCTTCATCGCCTGCCTCAGCGTGCAGAGGTACTGGGTCGTCGCTCACCCGCTGTCCCAGCAGAGGAAGAACAACAAAGTCGCCGTCGGTGTCTGCGTTGCCATCTGGGCGTTCGTCTGGCTCACGACAACGCCGCTGTACCTGTACGACCACACGGTCCGGCTCAAAGACCCCAACATCACCACCTGCCACGACGTCAACGTCATCAAAGACATCCAGAATCCGTTCCCCTCTGTCCAGCTGCCCTATTACTACTTCATCTTCATGGGCATGGTAGTGTTTCTGGTCCCGTGCGTGATCATCGTGGTGGCGTACGTTCTGTTACTGCGAGCTCTCGGTCACAACATGGACGACAGCGCGGCGGGGAAAAACCGCCACAGAGCCGTGGTGTTGATCGTCACCGTCCTGATGACGTTCCTCGTCTGTTTCATCCCCAGTAACATCATGCTGGTGGTGCACTACTCCCTCCTCAAAGACGGAGTCATAAACAACGGCTACGGATTCTACATCTCCACGTTGTGCCTGGCGAGTCTGAACAGCTGCTTCGACCCGTTCATCTACTACTTTGTGTCCGAGGACTTCAGGGACCACGTGAAGAACACCCTGCTGTGCCGGAGCAGCAGGACCGTGGAGAGGATGAGGGTCTCCTTCAGCTCCATGAAATACTCCAGGAAGAGCAAGTCGTACGTGTCGGACAGCGggaacacacagagcagcagctgttaG
- the crhbp gene encoding corticotropin-releasing factor-binding protein, whose protein sequence is MRVMMERTFREQLFFLVLCLSVLKGDSRYIESNEISKDELYSFFNPELKRETPEELMYRRPLRCLDMVAVEGQFTFTAERPQLSCAAFFMAEPNEVISVDYDNVDIDCSGGDFITVFDGWVMKGEKFPSSQDHPLPVYERYVDYCDSGSLRRTVRSSQNVAMVFFRIHNAGSSFTLTVRKHINPFPCNVISQSPEGSYTMVIPQQHRNCSFSIIYPVEIDVSEFSLGHLHNFPKRSLPGCAESGDFVQLLGGNGIDTSKLLPITDLCISFTGPTHMKIGCDNTVVRMVSSGKFVSRVSFSYRLLDSQELQTIKLNNVEDFCFNN, encoded by the exons ATGCGCGTCATGATGGAGCGCACATTCCGGGAGCAGCTCTTCTTTCTGGTGTTGTGTCTGTCCGTCCTCAAGGGAGACTCCAGATACATCGAG agcaaCGAGATCTCAAAAGATGaattatattcatttttcaacccGGAACTGAAAAGAGAAACACCTGAAGAGTTGATGTACCGCCGACCTTTAC GCTGTCTGGACATGGTTGCAGTTGAGGGTCAGTTCACCTTCACAGCCGAGCGTCCTCAGCTCAGCTGCGCTGCCTTCTTCATGGCAGAGCCCAACGAAGTGATCAGTGTGGATTATGACAACGTCGACATCGACTGCAGTGGAGGAGACTTCATCACG GTGTTTGACGGCTGGGTGATGAAGGGAGAGAAGTTCCCCAGCTCTCAGGATCACCCGCTGCCCGTGTACGAGCGTTATGTGGATTACTGCGACTCGGGTTCACTGAGGAGAACGGTGCGCTCCTCTCAGAACGTGGCCATGGTCTTCTTTCGTATTCACAACGCCGGCAGCAGCTTCACCCTGACAGTCAGGAAGCACATCAACCCTTTCC CCTGCAATGTCATCTCCCAGTCACCAGAGGGCAGTTACACGATGGTGATCCCGCAGCAGCACAGGAACTGCAGCTTCTCCATCATCTATCCAGTGGAGATCGACGTTTCCGAGTTCAGCCTTGGACACTTGCACAACTTTCCCAAG AGATCTCTGCCTGGCTGTGCAGAATCGGGTGACTTTGTGCAGCTGCTCGGAGGAAATGGAATCGACACATCAAAGCTGCTGCCCATTACGGACCTCTGCATCTCCTTCACCGGACCCA CTCACATGAAGATCGGCTGCGACAACACGGTGGTGAGGATGGTGTCCAGCGGGAAGTTTGTGAGCCGAGTGTCTTTCAGCTACAGGCTACTGGACAGCCAGGAGCTGCAGACGATCAAACTCAACAATGTggaagatttctgtttcaataACTGA